The Rosa rugosa chromosome 3, drRosRugo1.1, whole genome shotgun sequence sequence TGCACAACTAAACATATTGGTttcattgatcaattgtgtctatattgtattcattttggtttttgagaGTTTACGaaattcacttgagggcaataatatgattattagagggtaataatatgagcattgggggcaataatatgtttattgggagacaataatatgattactgggggacaatactcatattactggggggcaataatatgcatataaattgatcaattgtgtctgtagggtattagttttggttttgggagtttatacaattcactggacgacaataatatgattattggaggcaataatatgattattggaaagcaataatatgagtattggggggcaataatatgattactggggggcaataatatagtTACTGGgcattattagggggcaataaattcagacgccggaatccggtcaccagtccggtagccggattcgagATTCGGCGACCagttgccggaatccggtcaccggtccccggagtccggtcaccggagtccgcggctaccactggtcaccggagcttagcaaggtggaggatgacttctctctataagtgagaaagaaggagagggcaaaaaagtcccaaaaataaataaaaagaattaaaaaagaattaattgggtaaatgggaaataatctcttagagtgttttgggtaaatggggtttttaaactcttcgttgtgcaagtgggcaatttttaagctgaaattgggtaaatgatcatttcccctagtTATAATCTATTATTAGGAAACTTGAGAATGATCACTATGTAATTTGGAagtgtgagtttttttttttttttttttccagatatGAAAGTCTCTTGCAACCAGAATTTACATTGTCAAATAAAATGGCTCTAGAATAAGTTATTTTGTGAGTAATTACCAAATTAACTTGTGAGTGATCATCAAGTAACTTCacccctatatatatatttttttgaaaagccTTCACCCCTATATAAAAAGAACTAAGAATGAAAAAACACACAACTTTCCCTCTAAtaatctcttcatcttctttctttccGGCAAagttagctttttttttttttttttttttgaaaggaagttAGCTTATTTTGTTAGCTTATTTTATAACAATcaagatttctttttttttaaaaaaaatagcaCCTCAGAGTCAAATGGCTCTAGGGTTTGAGCAGAGAAGAGTGCAGCGGCGACCATTGCGGCCTTGCCAGACCGACGGATCTAGTGCGGCGAGGTGTCACGTCATCGCGGGTATTGTGGCAGCGACGTCAAGATCAGAGTCGGTTTCTCCGGCTGGTGACTTTGGCGGCGTCCTCGTGTATGTGCGTTTTCAAATCGGATCTGGTGCAGAAGCGGCAGTAGGTTCTTTGGAGGCGGGGCTAGGCTTGAACCTCCTTGGTGTGGCCGGCTGTGAATCGGGGTTTCGTTTGCAGCAACGAAGTCGGCGGCGGTTCATAGCAAAGTTGATCGCCGAGGTCGATTTGGGAGGCAGATCGGGGTCGCGTTTGGATTCTACTGGTTTCCAGCCGGTCGGATCTCGCGGGTGGATCAGTTTGCTTCGATACAGAAAGTCGGGTATGGCTCTCTGGAGAAGACGGCCGCCAGAACTTGCAGCGGCGGTGGCGTTGCTCAGAGCAGATTCCTGGTCTTGGAGTTGGGCCTGGGGTTCTGGGTCTGACTTTGAGCTTGGGTTAGTTGGGCCTAGTTCGTGGGCTATCAAGGAGGGTGCCTTGCCACCCTCATTTGTTACTTAGTGACTTGGGCAGGCCCGGCCCAAGAGTTTGACCTAATTGGGCATGTTTGGGTTTACCTATGGTCTTCAAGGGCCAATCTATTCGGATCATGACTTCTTCGaaagttggtaattatcttggaTGTGATTGGTGTatttcaagcggcttatggataaggagATACTCCTATTTGTTGGCTAGGAAGTGGCTTTCTgttggtaccacaattgcgtgattggctaatgggaggctagtgaatgattttgccctagaagacatggagtttctttgtttataagttCGCTAATTATAGCGAGCTTATcattgacttgtaatgagtttgttTCGCTTAGATTAGGGTTTCCGGTTTTTCTTACCGGCTATCTTTTTGTAAGTGCATCTAGACTCTAGCCATTGGCTGAATGCCGGCTATTGATCctaatgatatcaatttctattcaaaaaaaaaaaaaaaaatcaagatttctttttgttttaatgAAAAGTATGAAGATATTTAGTAGTCTCATCTGGTTGACAGATAGATTATGTGTACAAGTTTGTTCCACAATAGTGGTGGGGCTACTTTAGTCAATTCACACGTCTGATGGTACACAGTGCACCCTTTACCCGGTTGTCGATGCAACGCTTCATAAAATCTGAGACGAGCTTTTCAACTTGTGACGGCTGAGCTCTGGTTCAAGTGAAGCTGACTATGGCAAAAAAGCTCATGCATGCCCTTCAATACAATGCTTATGGTGGAGGTCCTTCAGGCTTAAAGGTCAGTTCAATCCGCATTGTCTTCAGTTTTCTATGGTTGTGTCTGTAATATATTGGTCGTTTTCTGGCTTCTTTGATGTTTAGAAATCTCTAGGACAAATTCCCAAAACCTTGTTTTAAAATGGGCATATCCCATTTCCAAGTTTTGTGTGTGATGATTGAAATCTCAACTTGTTAACCTTTtccatctttctctctcttttgggGTTGGTGTAGTGGCTTAGGCTGTGGCTGTGTATGGTACTTGGAAGTCGAGAAAGTTTGTTTATGTTGTGATTGAATGTAGATCATTGAGCATTGAAGAATATTTGAAGGCTACTCTTTGGCCTTTTCACAATTGGGGGGTATAAAACAATTTGGTGTGTGTTGCAGCATGTTGAAGTTCCGGTTCCCACTCCAAATAAAGATGAAgtgttgatgaaattggaggCAGCGAGTCTAAATCCATTTGATTGGAAAGTTCAGAAAGGCATGATTTGGCCTTTGCTGCCTCGCAAGTTTCCACATATACCTGGTAATTTGGTTTTGTTATCTTGACAGACTTTCATTTAGGGGATATATGTTATATAATGCTTTGGTACTTCCAAATATCATACTGAAATTTCAACTAGCTTTTTCTTGAACAAATGGGATGAATATATGTTCTATAATGCTTAACATGCATGCTGATAACTTTAATTAGTGcgtttctttttcattttgggGTGTCCTTGTGTGTGGGTAGCCGACTAGCCGGGCATTTTCTATTAGATGAGCCTTAAGAATGAAGTTTCCGTTGGACCAGTTGTTTTCTAAGAATTGTTTGGTGCACTGAACATGTTGCTTGTTGGAATAGGCACTGATCTGGCGGGAGAGGTTGTAGAGGTTGGACCAGAAGTCAAAAATTTCAAAGCCGGTGACAAAGTTGTAGCCATGGTTAACCCTCTTGTAAGTTTCTATTGGCATATTTCATCTTTTCCACTTCATTGAATATGTTGGAATTTAGTCTTCACCATTGAAGAAGTATGACCCTGTGTTGATGATTTAAAGTGAGAACTCAAAACTGCCATCATAGTTTCGTTACTATCTTGTTAAATTCCACAAACTTTATATGCTGAATTTGCAAACGAGGTACGTGATAAGATGTTTGTGCGTCGTGCATCAGTTAGTGAATACTCATTTTGTCTGCTGTTGATCTTGGATAATGAAATCATAGAGTGGAGGTGGCCTAGCTGAGCTAACCGTGACAAAGGAGAGCTTGACTGTTGCAAGGCCACCCGAAGTTTCAGCAGCCACTGCTGTAGGATTACCTGTTGCTGGTCTCACAGCTCACCAGGCACTCTGTCAGTCTGCTGGAGTCAAGCTTGATGGAAGTGGCCAACAAGCAAACATTCTGATCACAGCCGCCTCAGGCGGTGTAGGTCACTATGCGGTTCAATTGGCAAAGCTTGGGAACACTCACGTGACAGCCACTTGTGGTGCACGCAACATTGAATTCGTCAAGAGCCTAGGGGCTGATGAGGTTCTCGACTACAAGACTCCAGAAGGAGCTGCTCTGAAGAGTCCATCTGGACGGAAATATGATGCCGTGATCCATTGTGCTACAGGCATTCCTTGGTCAACTTTTGAACCTAATTTAAGTGCAAGTGGTAAGGTAATAGATATTACTCCTGGCCTCAGTGCAGTGATGAGTTTTGCTGTAGGAAAGCTTACCTTTTCCAAGAAGCAACTAGTGCCACTGCTCCTAGCTCCCAAGGCCGAGAACCTGGTTTACCTTCTGAAGTTGGTTAGAGAAGGGAAGCTCAAGACAGTAATCGACTCCAAGTATCCCCTGACCAAGGCTGAAGATGCTTGGGCTAAGAGTATTGATGGTCATGCTACAGGAAAGATAATTGTGGAGGCTTAGTAGGTGTATCTTGTACTTGAAATTGCCCAATTTTATCGTTTTATGAAGTTAAATGGGATGGTTGTGTATATGAGCTATATGGATGTGCCGCATGGTCCTACTGTGAGTTGCTGTAAATGATGATGCTTTGAGATTCCTCTCCATCTGGATTTTGGTATTTTGGTGATAAATCTATGAATCAGTCTGATGTtcttttgcttcaaaagcaCATACTGAAACTCTTAAGAGACCAAAATAGCTAATAAAACATAAGATGGTGGATAAACTGAAGGATCTGATCAATACAAAAGTTAATGTTGAAGTCAAAGTTGAGAAACCGAACTTCTCATAAGCAGTTccaccgtttttttttttttttttttgaaaggagacACTAAACGCTATGGGTTTAGTGTTTCctttcaaagaaaaaagaaggtgTTGAGATGGCTTCTGTCacatcatttttttcttttggcaagTTTGCCACATCATTTGAGATTCATGTTTGGTATAATATTTTAGTATATGTATTTTTGTAATACTACTTTTGAAGAAATATAGATTCTGGGCGTTGGGCTTGGTTGGACATGATGACATATCGGGAAGATTCTAGCAAACTCTTTTCTTAGTTTTGCGAAAACCGACCTTGGATTCCCATTGATATCTTCTACCACAATTGAAATATTTCGAGTATTAGACATCGATATGGGGCCAATACTATTTGGATCATTGTTTTAGTTTGTCTGAACATGATAATTTTTGTTCTACGGGTTGGAATCCAACATGGTGTATATATTATTTTAACTCTAATCATGTATAATTACTGAAAATTTTACGTTTCTGCTAATGAGAGTTAGTTCAGTTGGCAAGAGCGGACTTGAGGTGTAAATCCACACAAGTTCGATCCCCGCTACCAACAATCTCTCATTTGGTGGGCAATCTAAAAAATCACCTGCATAATTCCATACCAATGGACTGGGCTGGGACACTGGCCAGTTTCGTAAATCCTGTTGGGTTGAGGTCGTAGGTTTGCCCTGACCCTGGTAGTGTAGGGAAGCCTCCCTCTTACCTAAActttttgtaacaaaaaaaaattaaaaaaaaatttacgtttctttcagaaaaaaaaaaaaaactggtagCTTCTACAGTTCTACTCTATTATTGTTTTTATTCAATTCTTCCACATTCCAACAACATTTGAGCTAATTTCAAAGAAGAAAAACCTCAGACTTATTTGTTATTGTGGTTTGGCAGTTGGCAGTCACCCTTCATCCTACCAAAGTCAATCTCAAAATTCTCGACTAGCGGATTATCGCCTAAAGATAAGAtgaaattattttcataataaaAAAAGCAACAGAGGAAAAAGAACGAAAATATTGAATATGCCCATTGGGACCCACCCTGTGTTCCCCACCACAACCAAACATCTCCCCATATTTCCAtttctatttttagtttttaaaataattataaaataaCGAAACGATTAAATCATTACAAaccaaaaaattaattttatattAATTCGCTTTggtttcttcctcctcctccttcttcttcttcttcgcttCTTATGCGGAATCCTTCTTCCGCTCATGGCTTCACCAGCAATCcaaattctctctctttctaaatctctctctctctagaaccAATATACGTATCTCTCTCTTCCTACAATTTCATTTCTGGTCTCTCCCAGAAAATGCATTGTTGATCTGTTTCTTCACCACACCTATTTCTTTGGTTTTCTCAATTGTGAGTTCAATTTGTTTTCAATTCTGTGCAATTTTTCAATTTAAGGGCTTTGAGTttgtctttattttttatttttttatatatagctGATTGAAATGGAGTTGGGTTCTCAGTCTAGGCTCTGTTTGGTTCAAAAGAAAAGGGGatgaaaatagaaaaagaaagcaaagaaaacaGAATTCTGGGTGTAGTTTTTTGTGTCTTTGGCTTCAACTGGTTATGTTAGTCATCTAAAGTTTGATTCTTTTCTAGTGTATTGGAATTTACATTTTTCTAATTTAGTATATATTTTCATGTGTTGTAGAAGATGGGGCTATGTTTGTAGATTTGCTATTGCCTATCATTGTTTGATCTTTGAATAAGCTAGGATGGGGAGGGGATCAAAAACTTGAATTGCAGAGTTGATTGTAAGATTGAAAGTTTTGTAAGCCTAACCCAAATTTAATGTTTGGTTGGTGTGATATTTTGTTGGGGAACCAAAATGTTGGGAGgcatttgatattttgattggGGTTTTCGGGTTTGGTGTTCTTTTGTCTCTGCTTCATTTGTGGTGACCAAACAGTATTGTTTCGTTAAAGTAAAGGAAACAGTAGTTAGGCTGTAGCTAATCATCACACATGATCATTTTTCTTATGCTGCACAGTTGGGTTTGTTAAGAGTTCTATTAATCTTTTTGTCTTTATCATCTGCTGCAGTGATATAgccccagttttttttttttgcggctATTAGTAAAGCATATGTAAAGAAAATGGATTGATATTTCAGCATAAAGTTTAATGCTTGGTGTCTGGAGCTTCACGTCGGGGATTGCAAAATGTTGATAAATTTCTTGGTGATTGTGAATCACCCCTACAGTGACCACTGGATTCTTGATGATGCCAAATGCTTGATGCTTGACGGTTGCACTACACCATGCCTACAAGCAAATGACCAGAACTGTGTTGACAGCGTAGACACCACAATTTGGAGGATGTTTAAGTTTCACTAAAACGATTGTTGACTATAATCTGTTGCAAACTCACAAATGGAGAGGCAAGTTGCTTTCTAATACACTGAGCTGAGTAAATTTGAGTAAATTGATcaggtttttattttattttatcctTGTGATTATATTTGTTTCAAAATTCTTTTTCCAGATATAAAATTTTGGCGGAACTTGGTGATGGCACTTGTGGTAGTGTATATAAGGCTCGTGATTGGAGAACAAATGAGATTGTATGTTTCTCCTTACAAAAATAATCTAATACTTCTAGCAATATCTATTTAGCTTTACCTGTCAGTACTAAATTTTGCATGATGATTATCAGTTAATCCTAATATTGTCATAGGAATAAGTTATTTAGTATTGCAGAGTAGGCATTCATAAAATAACACTCTTCCTCGTTTTACtttattcttctcttctcaGGTTGCTgtcaagaagatgaagagaaagtTCTTTTTCTGGGAAGAATACTGGAGATTGCGAGAGATTAAGGTATATTCATGGTCATTTTGCATGGTTCAATATTGTTTTGCCATGTGCCTCTTTATGTGAGCTTTCACATTTTGTCGGTTGGCAATAAATATATCCCTCTTTTGTTGTTACTGATAGAAGTAAAAATGCTTTTCTCAGGTCCTTCGCAAACTAAATCATCCAAATATTATAAAGTTAAAGGAGGTGGTTAGGGAAAACAACGAGGTGTTCCTCATTTTTGAGTACATGGTGAGGACCTTTTGCGTCTCATTGATCTGTGATTTATTTGAGTTTCAGTTTTAACTTTCATCGCAAACAAAATTCTATGATGCTCTTAGTTTGGAAGTTAGATGAACCCCAGCTTATTAAATTAATATAAATTAGGTAATATGTGTCTGATTCCAAATTTTACGTTTTACAGAACTATAATTTGTATGAAATAATGAAAGAACGACAAAGACCCTTTTCAGAGGATGAAATTAGGAGCTTTATGTCTCAACTGCTGGATGGGCTTAATCATATGCATAGAAGGGGATATTTTCACCGAGATCTAAAACCAGGTGAGAACTGTTATCAGTGTTGTGCTTTCAAGCATCTGAATAGTCTGAAATATCATTTTGTATGTTTAGGAAATTAATAttaagacaatttttttttcattgaagAGAATTTGCTGGTGACAAACGATATTCTTAAAGTTGCTGATTTTGGATTGGCTAGAGAAGTGTCATCAATGCCTCCTTATACTGAATATGTTTCCACACGCTGGTGAGTCATATCCCACCATGTTATTGTTTACACGCCCACATATTCTCCGTGTGTATGGTTGTTGGGGGATTAGGGTGTTCATCTTAAGTGTTATCTTATTGAGAACATGTCCATGCACATCTGTGGGTGCATGTCTGCACGTGAATGCTGCTGCTTGTTTTTGCACATGTAGGGCTATGCAGACTAATATTCTTTTCCATTGTGCGGTGTTTGTGGGCGTCGTAGGTATCGAGCACCAGAAGTCCTGTTGCAGGCCAAATCATATACTCCTGCAGTTGGTAgtcatgttttttcttttcctccttAATTGCACCtttgttgaattttttttttcttaaaaaggaTTTTTGGGCTATTACTTATTAGAGGTGTTGTGTTTCTATGATTAGGCTGCATGAGGTTTTCCTATATCAAGCTTGACTATCTCTTGGTTTGTAATTCTTCAACTGAT is a genomic window containing:
- the LOC133738534 gene encoding chloroplast envelope quinone oxidoreductase homolog, with the protein product MAKKLMHALQYNAYGGGPSGLKHVEVPVPTPNKDEVLMKLEAASLNPFDWKVQKGMIWPLLPRKFPHIPGTDLAGEVVEVGPEVKNFKAGDKVVAMVNPLSGGGLAELTVTKESLTVARPPEVSAATAVGLPVAGLTAHQALCQSAGVKLDGSGQQANILITAASGGVGHYAVQLAKLGNTHVTATCGARNIEFVKSLGADEVLDYKTPEGAALKSPSGRKYDAVIHCATGIPWSTFEPNLSASGKVIDITPGLSAVMSFAVGKLTFSKKQLVPLLLAPKAENLVYLLKLVREGKLKTVIDSKYPLTKAEDAWAKSIDGHATGKIIVEA